In Phacochoerus africanus isolate WHEZ1 chromosome 2, ROS_Pafr_v1, whole genome shotgun sequence, one DNA window encodes the following:
- the LOC125121111 gene encoding LOW QUALITY PROTEIN: olfactory receptor 8K3-like (The sequence of the model RefSeq protein was modified relative to this genomic sequence to represent the inferred CDS: inserted 1 base in 1 codon) has translation MEKHNQTVMSEFILLGITDHPELQAPLFGLLLLIYMISVVGNLGMVILTKVDARLQTPMYFFLRHLSLTDLGYSTSVGPKMLESFVVAQNTISYYFCAIQGAFYIMFIVSELYILSAMSYDHYVAICHPLLYTIMMSQRVCHMLLAFPYFYSIVVSLSITVKIFNSSFCGYNVVSHLYCDCLXLLSLLSSITYDIEMIILVFSVFNLILSFPMVLVSYFLILVTIFRMNSAGGRHKALSTCGSHLSAITVFYGTLLFMYLQPKSHHSLDTDKVASIFYTLITPMLNPLIYSLRNKDIKYALHKIWTKIHHIFS, from the exons ATGGAAAAACACAATCAAACAGTGATGAGTGAATTTATCCTCCTGGGAATCACAGACCACCCTGAGCTGCAGGCTCCATTATTTGGGCTGTTGCTGCTCATCTACATGATCTCAGTGGTGGGCAACTTGGGCATGGTCATCCTCACCAAGGTGGATGCCAGACTCCaaacacccatgtacttctttctcaGACACCTGTCTCTCACTGATCTTGGTTATTCAACTTCCGTGGGACCCAAAATGTTAGAAAGTTTTGTTGTTGCTCAAAATACAATCTCCTATTATTTTTGTGCCATCCAGGGAGCTTTCTACATTATGTTTATTGTTAGTGAGTTATATATTTTGTCAGCAATGTCCTATGACCACTATGTGGCCATTTGTCACCCTCTGCTCTACACCATCATGATGTCCCAAAGAGTTTGTCACATGCTGTTGGCATTCCCCTATTTCTATAGCATAGTTGTGTCTCTTTCCATCACTGTAAAGATATTTAATTCATCATTCTGTGGCTACAATGTTGTCAGTCATTTATACTGTGACTGTC TCCTGTTGTCTCTGCTCTCCTCTATTACATATGACATTGAAATGATTATTCTGGTTTTCTCAGTTTTTAACTTGATTTTGTCATTTCCGATGGTCCTTGTGTCCTACTTCCTCATCCTTGTGACCATTTTCAGGATGAACTCTGCTGGGGGTAGGCACAAGGCTTTGTCCACTTGTGGATCCCACCTGTCAGCAATCACAGTATTCTATGGGACTTTACTGTTCATGTATTTGCAGCCCAAGTCCCATCATTCCCTTGACACTGATAAAGTAGCTTCTATATTTTACACCCTCATTACCCCCATGTTAAATCCTTTGATCTACAGCTTGAGgaacaaagatataaaatatgctCTTCATAAGATATGGACAAAAATTCACCATATCTTTTCTTAA